CGCCACACGGCCATCACCTACATGCTCAGCCGGGGAGTCCCCGCCCGGATCGTCCAGGAGGTGGTGGGCCATGCCCAGCTCTCCACCGTCATGCATTACTCCCGGGCGGTGGTCGCAGACCTTTATGATGAGCTGTACAAGGCCTTCCACGAATAGGCACACTGGCACAAATTGGGATCACCAAAAATCACTTTTTAGTGATATCAATCAGTTACTTGGCGATAGCGGGGACCTCTTAATCCGTAGGTTCAGTGTTCGATTCACTGGCAGCCCACCAAAAATATCAAGGGGTTAGGTCGCAAGGCCTAACCCCTTTTTTTGCCCCCGCCGGCGTGCGGCCGGGCCTGTCCCAGACATTCCAGTTTTTGCTCAATTCCCCTCCCCTCCGGCGGGCCCCGGGCCGGGCCAATTGTGCTATATTGCCCACTCAGCCCACGGAGCAAGGAGCAGCCTGATGAGCCCTGAGAGTTTCAGCAAGAACCGGGAAGAACGCTATCTGGAAGACTACGTGGAAGGCGCGGTCTACGAGTTCGGGCCCATCAGCCTGACCCAGGACGAAATCATCGAGTTCGGCTTGAAGTACGACCCCCAGGCCTTCCACACCGACCCCGAGGCAGCCAAAGAGTCCATCTACGGCGGGCTCATCGCCAGCGGCTGGCAGACCTGCGCCCTGTTCATGCGCCTGTTCGTGGAGCACTACCTCCCGGGCCAGGCCAGCCTGGGCAGCCCTGGGGTGGATGAGCTGCGCTGGATGCGGCCGGTGCACCCCGGCGACCAGCTTTGGCTGCGCATCACGGTGCACAAGGTAAAGCCTTCCAAAAGTAAGCCCGACCGCGGCGTGCTGTTCTCCTTTTGCGAACT
This region of Desulfarculaceae bacterium genomic DNA includes:
- a CDS encoding MaoC family dehydratase codes for the protein MSPESFSKNREERYLEDYVEGAVYEFGPISLTQDEIIEFGLKYDPQAFHTDPEAAKESIYGGLIASGWQTCALFMRLFVEHYLPGQASLGSPGVDELRWMRPVHPGDQLWLRITVHKVKPSKSKPDRGVLFSFCELLNQARQPVCSMMALNLISYRGRN